In Brettanomyces nanus chromosome 3, complete sequence, a single genomic region encodes these proteins:
- a CDS encoding uncharacterized protein (EggNog:ENOG41) encodes MGFVYNQLFKRLPYPTGSYAGKTVIVTGSNTGLGLEAARHFARLGASKLILGVRNLKKGEEAKKDIESTTKCGKNVIEVWKVDMSSYDSVKQFATKVNKKLERLDTFLANAGVAKTRFELAEENETSITVNVVSTFLLVGLIMPKLKETALKFHTRPNLTITSSEVHAWTKFPAKSAPEGKIFDTLSDKDFLEKNMGDQYQVTKLLEVLAVRYLVEHHDFPVTIDLVNPGFCKSQLGREVNSWIFSLGQLILAISAEAGSRNLVFAASRDATYNGNYVSYCELTQPSDFVLSDEGKKVQERVGNELMKKLETIQPGITENF; translated from the coding sequence ATGGGTTTCGTATACAATCAATTATTCAAGCGACTTCCATATCCTACTGGATCTTATGCTGGGAAGACAGTTATCGTTACTGGTAGCAATACAGGCTTAGGTCTCGAGGCTGCACGACACTTTGCCAGATTGGGAGCTTCTAAGCTTATTCTTGGTGTTCgtaatttgaagaagggAGAGGAGGCAAAGAAGGATATCGAAAGTACTACGAAATGCGGTAAAAATGTGATCGAGGTTTGGAAGGTTGATATGTCCAGTTATGACAGTGTCAAGCAGTTTGCTACCAAAGTTAATAAAAAACTTGAACGTTTGGACACTTTCTTGGCCAATGCAGGAGTTGCCAAGACTCGTTTTGAGTTGGCGGAGGAAAACGAAACTAGTATCACTGTGAACGTAGTTTCTACTTTCCTTCTGGTGGGATTAATCATGCCtaaattgaaggaaactGCTTTAAAATTCCACACCAGACCTAATTTAACAATTACCTCATCGGAGGTTCATGCATGGACCAAGTTCCCTGCTAAGTCGGCGCCAGAAGGAAAGATTTTTGATACCTTAAGTGACAAGGattttcttgaaaagaatatgGGTGACCAGTATCAGGTtaccaaacttcttgaagttctAGCTGTCAGATATCTTGTCGAACACCATGACTTCCCGGTTACAATCGATTTGGTTAACCCTGGTTTTTGCAAGTCCCAATTAGGACGCGAAGTGAATTCATGGATATTCAGCTTGGGACAATTGATTTTGGCTATTAGTGCAGAAGCGGGAAGCCGTAACTTGGTTTTCGCAGCGTCTAGAGATGCTACATACAACGGAAACTACGTCAGCTATTGCGAACTTACCCAGCCTTCAGATTTTGTGTTAAGCGATGAGGGTAAGAAGGTTCAGGAACGAGTTGGTAATGAGTTAATGAAGAAACTCGAGACTATTCAACCTGGAATTACGGAAAATTTCTAA
- the TOP1 gene encoding DNA topoisomerase 1 (BUSCO:EOG09340I5W): MPVSTSGEEDDVPLPVFSRRRHTIKTEDDDEYVAPKVSRKREEKEKNDSEDEIVLYSKRKRQSKDKGDKRRKLKKVKKETKVREGVKEKRVEKESKVKKEKKVKKESKESTMKKESKVKKESKVKKEIKLKKEEQIKEEVDLYKWWENQDDFDGEIKWHTLEHHGVIFPPEYKTLPKSVRLIYGGEPVSLPPAAEEVAGFFGAMIGTENAKNPVFQKNFFHDFIEVLKENGGCPEAEIKEFDKCDFSKMYAYFEKEREKKKALPPQERKRVRDERLKSEEKYKYCLLDGRKEQVGNFRIEPPGLFRGRGAHPKTGKLKRRVYPEQVSLNLGKSAPVPSPPRGHKWGEIRHDNTVAWLAMWRENISNSVKYVRFANNSTLKGVSDFKKFEKARALKNYIDAIRTDYRKKLKSRLMIERQIATATYLIDVFALRAGGEKSEDEADTVGCCSLRYEHVFLKPPNVVIFDFLGKDSVRFYQEVEVDMQVFKNLRIFKKEPKKPGDDLFDRLDPSILNKYFHSYLPGLTAKVFRTYNASKTMQEQLDLIPNKGTVNEKVVQFNAANREVAILCNHQRNVSKGFEAGVQKMNEKIEEMQWRKIRLKRILLQMEKKLKKKKGDYFVEIDELSKETEKEIVERVLENEKERDEKRYTREKQKLDWDKKKLSKEEYKQKSEALKEDRKKRAEKFKEKSKQLKAEARSHKYELKGSMTVEKIEKQVEKLEERITNTNLQRKDKEDNSTVALSTSKVNYIDPRLTVMFSKKFDVPIEKLFTKALREKFAWAIESADAEWRF; this comes from the coding sequence ATGCCTGTGTCAACTTCtggagaagaggatgacGTGCCGTTGCCAGTATTTTCTCGCCGTAGGCATACAATTAAAactgaggatgatgatgagtatGTTGCACCGAAGGTGAGTaggaaaagagaggagaaggaaaaaaatgattcCGAGGATGAAATTGTATTATACAGCAAGCGGAAGCGACAGTCAAAAGATAAAGGAGATAAGAGACgtaaattgaagaaggtgaagaaagagactaAAGTGAGGGAAGGGgttaaagagaagagagtagagaaagagagtaaagtgaagaaagagaagaaagtaaagaaagagagtaaGGAGAGTacaatgaagaaagagagtaaagtaaagaaagagagtaaagtgaagaaagagatcaaattgaagaaagaagaacagatcaaagaagaagttgatctcTATAAATGGTGGGAAAATCAAGATGATTTCGATGGAGAAATCAAGTGGCATACGTTGGAACATCATGGTGTCATTTTTCCTCCCGAGTACAAGACATTGCCGAAAAGTGTGAGATTAATATATGGTGGAGAACCTGTAAGTTTACCGCCCGCTGCAGAAGAGGTTGCGGGATTCTTTGGGGCGATGATTGGCACAGAGAATGCCAAAAACCCTGTTTTTCAGAAGAATTTCTTTCATGATTTTATTGAggtgttgaaagagaatggaGGATGTCCGGAGGCTGAAATTAAAGAGTTCGATAAGTGTGATTTCAGTAAGATGTATGCCTattttgaaaaggaaagagaaaagaaaaaggccTTACCTCCtcaagaaaggaaaagggTTCGAGATGAAAGGCTCAagagtgaagaaaagtACAAATATTGTCTTTTGGATGGTCGTAAAGAACAGGTGGGTAACTTTCGAATCGAGCCTCCAGGTTTATTCAGAGGTCGTGGTGCACATCCAAAAACAGGTAAACTCAAAAGGCGAGTTTACCCTGAGCAAGTATCTTTAAACCTCGGTAAGAGTGCTCCTGTTCCTTCTCCACCGAGGGGACATAAGTGGGGAGAGATTAGGCATGATAATACAGTTGCGTGGCTTGCAATGTGGAGAGAAAATATCTCCAACTCTGTTAAATATGTTCGTTTTGCCAATAATTCTACTCTTAAAGGAGTCAGTGACTTTAAAAAGTTCGAGAAGGCTCgtgctttgaagaattatATTGATGCCATCAGAACAGATTATcgaaagaagttgaagtctCGATTAATGATTGAAAGGCAGATAGCCACTGCGACCTATCTGATAGATGTATTTGCACTCAGAGCAGGAGGAGAGAAGTCGGAGGATGAGGCAGATACTGTTGGTTGTTGTTCTTTAAGATATGAGCACGTGTTCCTGAAGCCTCCCAATGTTGTTATTTTTGACTTTCTAGGAAAAGATAGTGTTAGATTTTATCAGGAGGTGGAAGTGGACATGCAAGTGTTCAAGAATCTTCGtattttcaagaaggaaCCGAAAAAACCGGGAGATGATCTATTTGATCGTTTGGATCCATCGATATTGAACAAATATTTCCATAGCTATCTTCCAGGATTGACTGCTAAGGTTTTCCGTACCTACAATGCATCTAAGACAATGCAGGAGCAATTGGATTTAATTCCAAATAAGGGTACAGTGAATGAGAAAGTTGTTCAGTTCAATGCTGCCAACAGAGAGGTTGCCATTCTATGTAATCATCAACGTAATGTGAGTAAAGGATTCGAAGCAGGGGTTCAAAAGATGAAcgagaagattgaagaaatgcAATGGAGGAAGATTcgtttgaagagaatacttcttcagatggaaaagaagttgaagaagaagaagggtGATTATTTCGTagagattgatgaattgTCGAAGGAAactgagaaagagattgtgGAAAGGGTTCTAGAGAATGAGAAAGAACGGGACGAAAAGCGCTATACCAGGGAAAAGCAGAAGTTGGACTGggataagaagaagttaaGTAAGGAAGAGTACAAGCAAAAATCAGAAGcattgaaggaggataGGAAGAAGCGAGCAGAAAAATTCAAGGAGAAGTCTAAGCAGCTGAAGGCTGAAGCTAGAAGTCATAAGTATGAACTAAAAGGTTCTATGACGGtggagaagattgagaaacaggtggagaagttggaggaAAGAATCACCAACACCAATCTTCAACGAaaggataaagaagataattCTACGGTTGCACTATCAACATCCAAGGTTAACTACATAGATCCTCGTTTAACGGTGATGTTTTCCAAGAAATTTGATGTTCCTATAGAGAAACTGTTTACGAAGGCACTAAGAGAGAAATTTGCATGGGCAATAGAGAGTGCAGATGCGGAGTGGAggttttga
- the RPB11 gene encoding DNA-directed RNA polymerase II core subunit (BUSCO:EOG09344EYE) encodes MNAPDRFELFILPDGVSKIRITPDSRVPNCIIVKFEREDHTLGNLLRQELINDPKVIFAAYKVQHPLFANFLMRIQTEEDYKPRTALRNACTRLIFKLGVLNEKFKREWELKSLLTATENEEVL; translated from the coding sequence ATGAATGCCCCAGACAGATTCGAGCTTTTTATTTTACCAGATGGTGTGTCGAAGATCCGAATAACGCCGGACTCTCGTGTGCCTAACTGTATCATTGTTAAGTTCGAAAGGGAGGACCACACTCTTGGTAACTTGCTTAGGCAGGAGTTGATCAACGATCCGAAGGTCATTTTTGCCGCCTACAAAGTTCAGCATCCATTATTCGCCAATTTCCTAATGAGGATCCagactgaagaagattatAAGCCTAGAACGGCTCTTAGAAATGCCTGTACCAGGCTAATTTTCAAACTGGGAGTCTTGAACGAGAAGTTCAAGAGAGAATGGGAATTGAAGTCCTTGTTGACTGCTACTGAAAATGAGGAGGTGTTATAA